The window ACCTCTTGGTGCGGATGCATCCTGGGAGTGAATATTCGGACGAAGAGATCAAACGACGGTTCAAGCTCTACTATGGCGATGATGAGAAAAGGGACCTGGAAGAGAAAGGGATTCCCGGGTTAAGGAGAAAGTGGGCCTCCCTATCGGAGTTCATAAAAGAGATTAAACAAGGTTTTTCAAGGTATTACAATCGTCGGCACCACCGAAAAGGCTTTTTCTGGTCAGAACGCTTCAAAAGCGTGATCGTGGATAATGGCGACACCCTGATCAACTGCCTGGCCTATATCGATCTCAATCCCATCCGGGCCGGTATCGCAAAAAGGCCTGAGGCGTATCGCTGGTGTTCTCTGGGGTATCATGCCCAGACCCAGAACCGGGACCGGTTTCTTTCAACTGATTTTGGGCTGAGAGAATTTGCGCACACAAATGCCAGGGCACGACTGGCCTTCTACAGGCGGTTTGTCTATGAAAAAGGCGGGTTGATACCGGACGTGAAAGATCGCTCGAAAGGCTTGGAACTAAGCAACGTGGATCGGTTCCGATTTCGGACCCGGTACTTTACAGACAGCGGGATCATTGGTACCAAGGAGTTCGTCTCGCGGGTCTATCAGGGGTTCAAGGGCCATTTTTCATCCAAACACGAAAAACGCCCGCGACTGATTCAGGGGTTGGACGGCGTCTATTCCCTGAAACGCCTGTCAGAAGCCACATAGGTGGGGGCCTGCCGTCAACTCTTGAATGATGATGTGATAAAGAGAAAACGTGTCACCACCTCTCAGAAGCGAATATGCAGAGGCGTGGTACCATGTGATGAACCGGGGCAGGCACCGGCGAACGATCTCCCGCGATAATGTTAGACGGTCAGCACGGATTCTTTGTATTGGGAAACGGATGCGTCAACTGTGAGGAGAATCATCCCCTCTGTTCGGGCCTGGGCGAGCAACAGGCGATCAAACGGGTCTTTGTGCATCGGCGGGAGTGATTCGACGGCAAGGACATGCTCTGCGCCAACAGGCAACTCGGAGTAACCATGCGCGATCAGCATGTCCCTCAGGCGTCGTGGATTCACCTTGAAGTCGTCGCGCCCCAGCCCACGCTTGATAACGATCTCCCATATGCTGGCCACGCTGAAAAACAAGATATTTTCAGGCGTTGTCAGGAGCGTTCGGGCTGATTCCGAGAGCCTTTCCGGTTGGCCTGCAGCCCACAGGACGATATGGGTATCCAAGAGCAGTTTCACGATGGCTTACCTTCAAACAGATCGGTGATTTCCTTTGCCCCAAGAGAATCAAAATCATCCGGAACCGCAATCTCACCCGACATAAAGCCCAGCTTTTTAGTTGTATCCGGTTCCTCACCGGACAGCGGTAACACCTTGACCATCGGCTTCCCGGCCTTGGCAATGATAAAAACATTTCCCTTGGCAGCCTCGTCCACCAGCCGCGATAGATGTGTTTTTGCCTCGTGGATATTGACGGTCTGCATAAGATGCCTCCAAATATGGGTTCAATGAACTTAGTTTATTCATCTCACCATCGATCGTCAAGATATTTTCCTGACGTAGCATGGCGATAAATAGCGTGCTACTTACGTCATGGCTTGCCATAGGGAGACGGTCATGAAAAAATGCATCCATGAGATTGGGGGTATGAGAGCGGGGCGCTGGAAAGAAAGTAAGTTTCTGGAACGAATGGATAAGGTTGATCATGGCTCACGTGTGGTTGCGGTATTTTCTTCGTCAATTACCCACTGCCGACAGATAGGGGGCCAAATCGGCGGACATGGATGAGGCCGTGGGAATATCACGCCGGGAGGAGGCAGACCGGGCGCCGGGGACGCTTCATCTCGAGACGGTGCGAGGGATTGCGTGGGATAAGGAGTGGGTGGATATGAGGGGTACCCATCAAAAGGTCACTTGTCAGAGGAAGACTTCTCGCAGGGGACCTACAGGACGTTGTTGACTAACATGACAAACTTCTTTCTGTGTGGCAGCGGAACGCTGTTTAGAAAGTAAGATTCTCTCTGTTCAGTCTGAATGCACGCTACTGGGGATACATTTCAAATGAAAAGGAGTTTTGCCAACCCTGGCGACTTCATCGATAAAGCCCAAACCTTGCGTCATTGGTTGGGTCCGGGCTGGAAGCCACCCTGTGATAGCGGCAAGTGAGACAGATCTCCCCGGATTCCGCCTGAGGCGGATAAAAAGGACGTGAATCACGCCATGGCGTGACTACACAAACCCGCTTGAAAGCTGGCCTCACAGCTTTGCACTCGGGCTCCCATGCCACAGGCGGCTAAACCTGCCGAAGGCAGCCAACCCCGCCAGAGGCGGGTAAACTTCAGACGGTGCCTCGCGGCCCCCCGCTATAGGGCAGACGGGACGGGGGCGCACACCTCTCAGTCCAGCAGACGTCTTAAAAACCGCGGGCGCTGCTGACATCGGCGTTATATTTTACCGTAATTTAAAGTAGATCAAAATCACATCCCTTTTTGCATCGAGATTTAGTCTTCCCTGAAATACCCATTGACTGGTATACCGGCTTCCGGTATAATTGGGTTAAATCCTCCTAAGACAAAAAATGGCTATTCAGAATTTCAAAACCAAAGGAACCGAAGATATCAATTATGGCAGCGTCAC is drawn from Deltaproteobacteria bacterium and contains these coding sequences:
- a CDS encoding type II toxin-antitoxin system VapC family toxin — encoded protein: MKLLLDTHIVLWAAGQPERLSESARTLLTTPENILFFSVASIWEIVIKRGLGRDDFKVNPRRLRDMLIAHGYSELPVGAEHVLAVESLPPMHKDPFDRLLLAQARTEGMILLTVDASVSQYKESVLTV
- a CDS encoding type II toxin-antitoxin system prevent-host-death family antitoxin, whose protein sequence is MQTVNIHEAKTHLSRLVDEAAKGNVFIIAKAGKPMVKVLPLSGEEPDTTKKLGFMSGEIAVPDDFDSLGAKEITDLFEGKPS